The sequence GAAGGTGGGCGGGCGCGAATGCCCGTCCGGCGGGAACTTCCGTGCCGGTTCGCCGGGAGATTCGCCCGCTTGCGCGAAGCCCAATCGCCACGCGCCTCTCCGCGCCGTCCGGGGATTGTCGGGGATGCGCAACGGGTGTTGCGACCACACCACGGGCGTCGTGCCCGTGCGACGAAGGAGCCGGAACGCGCGAAAGGCGCGGCGGTGCACGGATTCCGTGTCGATATCCGGGATTGGAGCGTCGGGGGCACGCCCCCTGCCCGGTTCGGGGGCCGCTGTTCCCGCTGCAGCATCCGGCTCCTTTCCCTGCGGCCTCCCCTCATGGCATTCCTCGCCCGCCGTTCCACGGTGCCGCTCCTGGCGGCCTGCCTCGCCGTCGCGCCTCCCCTCCGCGCGCAGAGCCTGACGGCCGGCGCCCTGGCGGGGGTGGCGCGCGACCCGCGCGGCACCCCCGTCGCCGGCGCGCTGGTCACCATCACCGAGGCGCCCGGCGGCGTCGCCCGCACCGCCAACACCGACGGCGGCGGCGGCTTCGGCGTGCGGCTCCTTCCGCCCGGCACCTACGACGTGCTGGTGGAGCGGATCGGCTTCCAGCCCCTTCGCGTCACCGGCGTTCCCGTCTCTCCCGGCCAGACCACGCAGCTCGACGCGGCGCTGACCGCCGCGGCTGCGGCCGACCGCGTGGAGGCCGTTCCCTTCCGCGCCGGCGTGCGCGGCGGCTTCGGGCCGCCCTCGGCGCTGCGCTTCGCCGCGGGCGACCTCGACGCGCTCCCCGCCGAGCGGCGCGAACTCGGCACCGTCCTCTCCTTCGCGCCGCTTCTCGCCCCGGGCGGTGACCTCTTCTCCGCGCGGCGCGTGGTGGTCGACGGCGTCCCCTTCCGCGCGGTCCCGCTTCCCGCCGGCTTCCCCGACCCGCTGGGAACCGCGGCCTTCGCCTGGCGCTTCCTGGAGCGCGCCGAGGTCCTGTCCGCCCCCGCCGACGTGGAGTGGGGCGGTGCCGCGCCGGCCACGCTGCACGCCTTCACCCGCCGCGGCGGCCGCGCCTTCGCGGCCGACGCGGGCGCGTGGTGGTCGGGCGGGTCGCTGCCGGCCGCCGACGGCTTCGCGTCGGGCGGCTCGCACTCGGGCCTCGAGGGCGGGGCGACCCTCGGCGGGCCGCTGGGGCAGGGCGCGGGCGAGTTCGTGCTGGGCGCCGAGGTGCGCTCGCTCGACACGCCGCTGCAGCTTTCCTCCCGCGCGGGCGAGTTCGCGTCCACCGTCGCCACGGTGGCGCTCGATTCGTTCGGCGTGGCGCTGGCGGGCACGCCGGAGCGGGTGAAGACGGAGCTGGGCTCGGCCTTCGCGCGCTTCGACTGGCGCTCGGCGGGGGGGCAGGCGTTCTCCGTCCGCGCGGCGGGATCGACCCTGCTGACCCCCGAGCGGCGCGCCTTCACCGACCTGGCCGAGGGTGGCGGCAGCGCGAAGGGGAGCGACCTCCTGGCCTCCGCCGCGCTGGCGGTGCCGGTCGACAACGACATCGGCATCGAGCTCCGCGGGACCTTCGAGAACAGCACGCGCAGCTACGACTCGGGCGACACGGCGTTCGCGCTCACCCGCATCGTCTCGGGCGCGCTGGGCTTCGGCGCGCACGAAGGCTTTCCCGGCAAGTTCTCGCGGATGTCGTCGGGCGGAACGGCGGTGGCGCACGTCCGCGCGGGACGGCACCTGTTCAAGGCGGGCGGCGGCGGCGAGCTGGTGAACCACGACCGCGCGTTCGCCCCCGGCGCCACCGGCGAGTTCACCTTCTCGGGCACCGACGACTTCGCGCGCGGGCTGGGCGTGTTCGCGCAGACGCTGGGCGCGTCGCCGTCGGTCTCCTTCTCCGTCCCCCGCGTATGGGCGTTCGCGCAGGACACCTGGACGCCGCGGCCGGGGATCGAGCTGGCGCTGGGCGTGCGCTGGGACATGGAGAAGATCCCCGCGAGCGACATCCCCCTCGATCTCGACTGGGGCGTGCGTACGGGGATCGCCACCTCGTCGGTGCGCCCCAACGCCAACCGCATCGCGCCGCGCGGGTCGCTCACCATCGCTCCCGCGGGCGGCGCGTGGCGGCTGCGCGCGGAGGGCGGCGTCTACACCGGCGAGTCCGACCCCGGCGTGCTGGCCGAGGCGGTGGGAAGCAGCGCCGCGCTGCGCATCCGCCGCGGGGTGGACGTCCCCTGGACCTGGGGCGCGGCGCCGGACTCGGCGGCGGTCCCCGGCACCACGCGCACGCTCACGCTGCTCACGCCCGAGTGGGGGCCGCCCCGCGCCGCGCGCGCCGGGCTCTCGCTCAGCCACGCCCTCCCCGGCGCCACGACGCTGCACGTGGGCGCGGAGTGGCGCAGGACGGACTTCCTCCCGCGCCGCGCGGACCTGAACCTCCTTCCCGGGCCCACGGCGCAGGACCAGTACGGGCGCCCGCTCTTCGGCACGCTGGTGCAGCGGGGGACGCTCCTCCTGGCCCAGCCGGGGACGGGGCGCCGCTTCACCGACTTCGACCGGGTGAGCGCCATCGACCTGGACGGGTGGATGGAGTGGGCCGCGGCCACCGTGGCCATCGAGCGGCGCCCGGCCACGGGGCTGCGGCTGATGGCCGGCTACACCTTCTCCCGCACGCGCGACAACCTGCTCACCGCCGGCGTCTCGGCGCCGGGCGACCTCCCCGTTCCCTTCCTGGCCGACGGCGCGGACTGGAGCGAGGGGCGCTCGTCGCTCGACGTGCCGCACCGGGGCGTGCTGCTGGCCGAGCTGCGCGGCGGGGGGAGATGGGCGCCGTCGCTGGCCGCCGTCTACCGCGCGCGCTCGGGCGATCCGTTCACCGCCGGCTTCCGCGCCGGCGTGGACGCCAACGGCGACGGCTCGGCCAGCAACGACCCCGCCTTCGTCGATCCGTCCGTCCCCGGCTACTCCGAGGTGGCCGCGGGCTGGTCGTGCCTGTCGTCGCAGCAGGGCGGCTTCGCGGTGCGCAACGGCTGCCGCGGGCCGACCGTGCAGTCGCTCGACCTGCGGCTGGGGGTGGACGTGCTGCGCAGCGGGAACCACGCGGCGCGGCTCACCATCGACGGACTGAACCTGGTCGGTGGCGAGCGCGGGCCGGTGGACGCCGCGCTGTACCTCGTGGACCCGGCCCGCGCGCTCTCCACCGACGCGCAGGGGCGCGTGGTGGTTCCGCTCGTGGCCAACCCCGGCTTCGGGGAGCCCCTCCTGCGCCGCGCCACCGGGCGCACGGTGCGCATCGGCCTTCAGCTCGCCTACTGACAATGCGCCGCCCCGCCACCCTCGCCGCCCTGGCGCTCGCCGCCCTCGCCGCCTGCGAGTCCGTCCCCGACCCCGTGTCCATCACGGGCGTGGGGAAGGCTGCCGGCTTCGCCTACCTCGACCGCAACGGCAGCGGCGTGCTGGACGGCGGCGACCGGCCGTACCGCAACCTCTCCGTCTCGCTGGTCGAGCTCTCGTCGGGGAGCGTGGCCGCCACGGTCACCACCGACTCCACCGGGCTCTACCTGTTCGAAGACGTTCCCGTGGGCCGCTACCGCATCCGCGTGGACGCGGCGCAGCTCGGCGACAGCGTGCGGGTGACGCAGGGGCAGGACAGCACCATCACCGTGGCCTTCTCGGACTCGCTGGCGCCGCAGGTGCGGCTGCAGCTGGCGTATCCGCTGCGCACGATCGCGCAGGTGCGCGCGGCGCCGGCGGGAACGCCGGTGCTGTTCGCCGCGCGCGTGGTGGGCCTGGTGGGCGACACCGCCTTCTTCTGGGACGGCAGCCGGGCGATCCGCGCGCCGAAGGCCACGATCGGCGCGCCGAACCCGCCGGTGGACCTGGCGGGCGACAGCGTGCGCGTGGTCGGGCGCACCGCGCGGGCGGGAACGCTGCCGATCCTCGACTCGGCCTCCATCATCCCGCTCTCCGCCCTCGCCGTTCCCGCGCCGCCGCCGGTGGCGAGCGGGGCCGCGGCCGGGGCCAGCGGCGGCACGCTCGACGCCGCGGCGGTGCACGTCGCCGCGGCCACCATCCTCGACTCGCTCTTCGTCGACGGCGTGGGCTACCTGCGCGTGGACGACGGCTCGGGCCCGCTGGACGTGCGCCTGGGCGTGGGCGTGCACGTCACCCCGCTCCCCTTCCAGCCGGGGGTGGTGATGAACCTCTCCGGCCTGCTGGTGCCGTCATCCACGGCGGGGAAGTGGGTGCTGGTGCCGCGCGAGAACGCGGACCTGGAGATCACCACCCTCACGTCGCCGTTCGCGCCGGCGGTGCCCACGAACGTGACCGTGTCGGCGGTGGACTCGACGGTCACGCTGGGATGGACCGACGCCAGCGGCAACGAGACCGGCTTCCAGGTGGACCGCCGCGGCGGCGGCACGCCGTTCTTCGGCCGGGTGGCCAACCCGGGTCCGAACGCGACGGGGCTGACCGACCCGGTGCTGGGGAA comes from Longimicrobium sp. and encodes:
- a CDS encoding SdrD B-like domain-containing protein; its protein translation is MRRPATLAALALAALAACESVPDPVSITGVGKAAGFAYLDRNGSGVLDGGDRPYRNLSVSLVELSSGSVAATVTTDSTGLYLFEDVPVGRYRIRVDAAQLGDSVRVTQGQDSTITVAFSDSLAPQVRLQLAYPLRTIAQVRAAPAGTPVLFAARVVGLVGDTAFFWDGSRAIRAPKATIGAPNPPVDLAGDSVRVVGRTARAGTLPILDSASIIPLSALAVPAPPPVASGAAAGASGGTLDAAAVHVAAATILDSLFVDGVGYLRVDDGSGPLDVRLGVGVHVTPLPFQPGVVMNLSGLLVPSSTAGKWVLVPRENADLEITTLTSPFAPAVPTNVTVSAVDSTVTLGWTDASGNETGFQVDRRGGGTPFFGRVANPGPNATGLTDPVLGNSFYGYRVRACNGLVCSAWTDEVTVATVPAAPTQLQAIARSLAIDLGWRDQSRVESRFEIQRKNSGGTFVDLAQTGGDVVTYHDAPLPAGTPQTYRVRACNAAGCSPYGNEATATPTP
- a CDS encoding carboxypeptidase regulatory-like domain-containing protein yields the protein MAFLARRSTVPLLAACLAVAPPLRAQSLTAGALAGVARDPRGTPVAGALVTITEAPGGVARTANTDGGGGFGVRLLPPGTYDVLVERIGFQPLRVTGVPVSPGQTTQLDAALTAAAAADRVEAVPFRAGVRGGFGPPSALRFAAGDLDALPAERRELGTVLSFAPLLAPGGDLFSARRVVVDGVPFRAVPLPAGFPDPLGTAAFAWRFLERAEVLSAPADVEWGGAAPATLHAFTRRGGRAFAADAGAWWSGGSLPAADGFASGGSHSGLEGGATLGGPLGQGAGEFVLGAEVRSLDTPLQLSSRAGEFASTVATVALDSFGVALAGTPERVKTELGSAFARFDWRSAGGQAFSVRAAGSTLLTPERRAFTDLAEGGGSAKGSDLLASAALAVPVDNDIGIELRGTFENSTRSYDSGDTAFALTRIVSGALGFGAHEGFPGKFSRMSSGGTAVAHVRAGRHLFKAGGGGELVNHDRAFAPGATGEFTFSGTDDFARGLGVFAQTLGASPSVSFSVPRVWAFAQDTWTPRPGIELALGVRWDMEKIPASDIPLDLDWGVRTGIATSSVRPNANRIAPRGSLTIAPAGGAWRLRAEGGVYTGESDPGVLAEAVGSSAALRIRRGVDVPWTWGAAPDSAAVPGTTRTLTLLTPEWGPPRAARAGLSLSHALPGATTLHVGAEWRRTDFLPRRADLNLLPGPTAQDQYGRPLFGTLVQRGTLLLAQPGTGRRFTDFDRVSAIDLDGWMEWAAATVAIERRPATGLRLMAGYTFSRTRDNLLTAGVSAPGDLPVPFLADGADWSEGRSSLDVPHRGVLLAELRGGGRWAPSLAAVYRARSGDPFTAGFRAGVDANGDGSASNDPAFVDPSVPGYSEVAAGWSCLSSQQGGFAVRNGCRGPTVQSLDLRLGVDVLRSGNHAARLTIDGLNLVGGERGPVDAALYLVDPARALSTDAQGRVVVPLVANPGFGEPLLRRATGRTVRIGLQLAY